In a genomic window of Candidatus Flexicrinis proximus:
- a CDS encoding glycine C-acetyltransferase, translated as MSTTDFLEAQLQDLRDQGLYNTIRTIDSPMDGHIVVDGQNVLNFCANNYLGLANHPRLKEAAKRAIDQYGIGPGAVRTIAGTMSLHVKLEQRLAEFKGAEAVITLQSGFTANLAAIPGLVGKGDVIFSDALNHASIIDGCRLSRATIVGYAHNDVDDLRRKIAETSEYGRRLIISDGVFSMDGDIAPLPALVEVAKHYGILLMVDDAHGEGVLGRGGRGIVDHFGLHGQVDVEVGTMSKAFGAVGGIVAGKQVIIDWLRQRARPFLFSSAMTVPDAAACLEAVDILEESEDLVKRLWANAAFLKEQLQALGFDIGHSQTPIIPLMLGEAALAQAFSRKLFEQGVFAMPIGFPTVAKGAARIRVMNTAAHSQSDLETALAAFESVGIALGVI; from the coding sequence ATGTCCACCACCGATTTTCTCGAAGCCCAGTTACAGGACCTGCGCGATCAGGGGCTGTATAACACGATCCGGACGATCGACAGCCCGATGGATGGGCATATCGTGGTCGACGGGCAGAACGTGCTGAATTTCTGCGCCAACAACTATCTGGGGCTGGCGAACCATCCGCGGCTGAAGGAAGCGGCCAAACGGGCGATCGACCAGTACGGGATCGGGCCGGGCGCGGTACGGACGATTGCCGGGACGATGAGCCTGCATGTGAAGCTGGAGCAGCGGCTGGCGGAGTTCAAAGGCGCCGAAGCGGTGATCACGCTGCAGTCGGGGTTCACGGCCAATCTGGCGGCGATCCCCGGACTGGTGGGCAAAGGCGATGTGATCTTCAGCGATGCGCTGAACCATGCCAGCATCATCGACGGCTGCCGGCTGTCGCGGGCGACAATTGTCGGATATGCGCACAATGACGTCGACGACCTGCGGCGCAAAATCGCCGAAACGAGCGAATATGGACGGCGGCTGATCATCAGCGACGGGGTATTCAGCATGGACGGCGACATCGCTCCCCTGCCGGCGCTGGTGGAAGTGGCGAAACACTACGGCATCCTGCTGATGGTGGACGACGCGCATGGCGAGGGCGTGCTGGGGCGCGGCGGGCGTGGGATCGTCGACCACTTTGGCCTGCATGGTCAGGTCGATGTGGAAGTCGGCACGATGAGCAAGGCGTTCGGGGCGGTGGGCGGGATTGTGGCCGGCAAACAGGTCATCATCGACTGGCTGCGCCAGCGCGCACGGCCGTTCCTGTTCAGCTCGGCGATGACCGTGCCGGACGCGGCGGCCTGCCTGGAGGCGGTCGACATCCTCGAAGAGTCGGAAGACCTGGTGAAGCGGCTGTGGGCGAACGCGGCGTTCCTGAAGGAACAGCTGCAGGCGCTCGGATTCGACATCGGCCACTCGCAGACGCCGATCATCCCGCTGATGCTGGGCGAGGCGGCGCTGGCGCAGGCCTTCAGCCGCAAGCTGTTCGAGCAGGGCGTGTTCGCCATGCCGATTGGCTTCCCGACCGTGGCCAAAGGCGCGGCCCGTATCCGCGTGATGAACACCGCCGCGCACTCGCAGTCCGATCTGGAGACGGCGCTGGCGGCCTTCGAGTCGGTCGGCATCGCGCTCGGCGTGATCTAA
- a CDS encoding toll/interleukin-1 receptor domain-containing protein, which produces MDNPLDTPRTPENFLHDVEDLARDLAYGATLGEWDASVAVGHFAVNNYGFWWAEDMMEKSALQEKFFQKWIGPRDGRLVSPGYDILEAFGYMTRVVAAGKLSSDEHDKLLYSLTRRAFDLLQKPAQAPHIFVSYRRRESSAFALLVEARLRLAGADPDRIFIDKTIPGGVLWEQHIHSHAVACDALIVLIGPATLDEGSWVIREIEIVKAENARAQIIPVCHNGVTIADPRVQSLLGPYNGTHVQEEKALEYEQAISFVLNALGYKTY; this is translated from the coding sequence ATGGACAATCCGCTCGACACCCCGCGTACGCCCGAAAACTTCCTGCACGATGTCGAAGACCTCGCCCGCGACCTCGCCTACGGCGCGACCCTCGGTGAGTGGGACGCCAGCGTCGCCGTCGGCCACTTCGCCGTCAATAATTACGGCTTCTGGTGGGCGGAAGACATGATGGAGAAATCCGCGCTGCAGGAGAAGTTCTTCCAGAAATGGATCGGGCCGCGTGACGGCCGGCTCGTCTCGCCCGGCTACGACATCCTCGAAGCCTTCGGCTATATGACCCGTGTCGTGGCCGCCGGAAAGCTCTCGTCCGACGAACACGATAAGCTGCTCTACAGCCTGACCCGCAGAGCCTTCGACCTGCTGCAAAAACCCGCGCAGGCGCCGCATATCTTCGTCAGCTACCGCCGCCGCGAGAGCAGCGCCTTCGCCCTCTTGGTCGAGGCGCGTCTGCGGCTCGCCGGCGCCGACCCCGACCGTATCTTCATCGACAAGACCATCCCCGGCGGCGTCCTCTGGGAGCAGCACATCCACAGCCACGCCGTCGCTTGCGACGCCCTGATCGTCCTCATCGGCCCCGCCACCCTCGACGAAGGTTCATGGGTCATCCGTGAAATCGAAATCGTCAAAGCCGAAAACGCCCGCGCCCAGATCATCCCCGTCTGCCACAATGGCGTGACCATTGCCGACCCGCGCGTGCAGTCGCTCCTCGGCCCCTATAACGGCACCCACGTTCAGGAGGAGAAAGCCCTCGAATACGAACAGGCCATCAGCTTCGTCCTCAACGCCCTCGGCTACAAGACCTACTAG
- a CDS encoding glycosyl transferase produces the protein MSHTYVTLIANADYIVGAHALARSLKMVGAQWPLTALVLDPALAGLDAIEALGVKLLAVDPLPLSEGFRSRHSRESQHAAAPFTKGNKPVFHDPLHNFVKLRLWELEQYDSVVFLDADTLVINPIDRLFKYPEFSAAPNLYESLADFHRLNSGVFAAKPSRRTYEDMLARLDAPDSFWKRTDQTFLEAYFPDWHGLPYTYNTLQYVWFNLPQLWDWQRVKVIHYQYEKPWEPSHPKRELLAPLIEAWRHVYEQGELPDVLPQPVAAQKG, from the coding sequence TTGAGCCACACCTACGTTACCCTGATCGCCAACGCGGATTATATTGTCGGGGCGCACGCGCTGGCGCGGTCGCTGAAGATGGTCGGCGCGCAGTGGCCGCTGACGGCGCTGGTGCTCGACCCGGCGCTGGCCGGACTGGACGCGATCGAGGCGCTGGGGGTGAAGCTGCTGGCGGTCGATCCGCTGCCGCTCTCGGAGGGGTTCCGCAGCCGGCACTCGCGCGAGTCGCAGCACGCGGCGGCGCCATTCACCAAAGGCAACAAGCCGGTCTTCCACGATCCGCTGCATAACTTCGTCAAGCTGCGGCTGTGGGAATTGGAGCAATACGACTCGGTGGTGTTTCTGGACGCCGACACGCTGGTGATCAATCCGATCGACCGGCTGTTCAAATATCCGGAATTCAGCGCGGCGCCGAACCTGTATGAGTCGCTGGCGGATTTTCACCGGCTGAACAGCGGCGTGTTTGCGGCCAAGCCGAGCCGCCGGACGTACGAGGACATGCTGGCGCGGCTGGATGCGCCGGATTCGTTCTGGAAACGGACCGACCAGACGTTTCTGGAGGCCTATTTTCCGGACTGGCACGGCCTGCCCTACACCTACAATACGCTGCAATACGTGTGGTTCAACCTGCCGCAGTTGTGGGACTGGCAGCGCGTGAAGGTGATCCATTACCAGTACGAGAAACCGTGGGAGCCGAGCCACCCGAAGCGCGAGCTGCTGGCGCCGCTGATCGAGGCGTGGCGGCACGTGTATGAGCAGGGCGAACTGCCGGATGTACTGCCGCAGCCCGTCGCAGCCCAAAAAGGTTAG
- a CDS encoding WD40 repeat domain-containing protein, whose translation MHRIFPVILSLLFLSTFTAAQSAVPLDQALIHAFNDINERLDTHYAYEGGQVAYKYNEERLTGSNLGCASVAATDSNVYFATTIEVDVNLDDFYEWEYRFAYDREGMLITVVCRTPNSSNGFLITLVPSATPTPTSTPTPTPTITPTAAPIYVRQEPPRFLQPMTCGGLPTRLVVGSTGRVILGDVSNNLRQAPNIDAAHVGDLLSGTLFVVVDGPLCVEDIAWYAVTIDGILAGWTAEGQRGDYYSEPVLTDAIQILPGNVGVVQAVGAPFTVGTLGLTAPHAGVFVAYENGKAVVWALPLDTFTTMAEAQWQPTSEIVGQFNYIQRDFDGRIWTSDALSGMLTAANDPSILSISFPANPAPVLAVDMESFSVASFGAAANTITVHSIDRNGDASRVTATFTLGSAIRDLVFRADGMALYAATDTQIALFVVEPGIGWLPAPQAFASHDLANPKLAVNINGTTLAVTGVRADGLPGLRLFGVSASDPAQLIPGPAPIGEAGTSWSRPALNPDGSLVAVGTVQGTVRLSDTSNGSTLNELSTGGFGPVVFSTDGLILLAPTINAQMQMYGVPIVQPSEIAPGLPTLIPTADAG comes from the coding sequence ATGCATCGTATCTTCCCGGTTATCCTCTCGCTGCTCTTCCTCTCGACATTCACCGCTGCGCAATCCGCAGTTCCCCTCGACCAAGCGCTCATCCACGCCTTCAACGATATCAACGAACGGCTGGACACCCACTACGCCTATGAAGGCGGCCAGGTCGCCTACAAGTACAACGAAGAACGCCTGACCGGCAGCAATCTCGGCTGCGCAAGCGTCGCCGCCACCGACTCGAATGTCTATTTTGCCACCACCATCGAAGTCGACGTCAACCTCGACGACTTTTACGAGTGGGAGTACCGCTTCGCCTATGACCGCGAGGGCATGCTCATCACCGTCGTCTGCCGCACGCCCAACAGCAGCAACGGGTTCCTGATCACCCTCGTGCCGTCAGCCACTCCGACTCCGACTTCGACCCCAACCCCGACTCCCACCATCACGCCGACCGCAGCGCCGATCTATGTCCGCCAGGAGCCCCCGCGCTTCCTTCAGCCGATGACCTGCGGCGGCCTGCCGACCCGTCTCGTCGTCGGATCCACCGGGCGCGTCATCCTCGGTGATGTCTCCAACAACCTGCGCCAGGCGCCCAATATCGACGCCGCGCACGTCGGCGATCTGCTCTCCGGCACTCTCTTTGTCGTTGTCGACGGTCCCCTCTGCGTCGAGGACATCGCCTGGTATGCGGTCACCATTGACGGCATACTCGCGGGATGGACCGCTGAAGGTCAGCGCGGCGATTACTATAGTGAGCCGGTCCTGACCGACGCCATTCAGATCCTGCCGGGCAACGTCGGTGTCGTCCAGGCCGTCGGCGCGCCCTTTACCGTCGGTACGCTGGGCCTGACCGCGCCGCATGCCGGTGTATTCGTCGCCTATGAAAACGGCAAGGCCGTCGTCTGGGCGCTCCCGCTCGACACCTTCACCACCATGGCCGAAGCCCAGTGGCAGCCGACCAGTGAGATTGTCGGCCAGTTCAACTATATCCAGCGCGATTTCGACGGCCGCATCTGGACCTCCGACGCGCTCAGCGGCATGCTCACCGCAGCCAACGATCCCTCCATCCTCTCGATCAGCTTCCCGGCCAATCCCGCGCCGGTGCTGGCCGTAGATATGGAATCGTTTTCGGTCGCCTCGTTCGGCGCGGCCGCCAACACCATCACCGTCCACAGCATCGACCGTAATGGCGATGCCAGCCGTGTGACCGCAACCTTTACGCTGGGTAGCGCGATACGCGACCTCGTGTTCCGTGCCGATGGCATGGCCCTCTACGCCGCAACCGATACGCAGATCGCCCTGTTCGTGGTGGAGCCCGGCATTGGCTGGCTGCCTGCGCCGCAGGCCTTCGCCAGCCATGATCTCGCCAACCCGAAGCTGGCCGTCAACATCAACGGGACGACGCTTGCCGTTACCGGCGTGCGCGCCGATGGCTTGCCCGGCCTGCGTCTGTTCGGTGTATCCGCGTCCGATCCGGCCCAACTGATACCCGGCCCTGCACCCATCGGGGAAGCCGGCACGAGTTGGTCGCGCCCCGCGCTGAACCCGGACGGTTCCCTGGTCGCTGTTGGCACCGTTCAGGGCACCGTCCGCCTGAGCGACACCAGCAATGGCAGCACTCTCAACGAATTGTCCACCGGCGGCTTCGGTCCGGTCGTCTTCAGCACCGACGGCCTGATCCTGCTCGCGCCGACCATCAACGCCCAAATGCAGATGTACGGCGTGCCGATTGTCCAGCCGTCCGAGATCGCGCCCGGCCTGCCGACGCTGATCCCAACCGCCGACGCCGGCTAA
- a CDS encoding NAD-dependent epimerase/dehydratase family protein has translation MRILILGGDGYLGWPQALYFSQRGHEVAVFDNLARRHFDLKHGFDSLTPIQTMQRRIARWRELTGKTISFYHGDTTDWAALSRVFQEFQPEGIVHHAEQRAAPYSMIDREHAVHTQYTNVIGTLNVLYAMKDYTPDAHLVKLGTMGEYGQPNIVIEEGFIEITHKGRTDVLPFPKQPGSFYHLSKVHDSHNIQFACRIWGLRSTDLNQGVVYGAETYETALDPELATRFDYDQIYGTALNRFCVQAAVGYPLTVYGKGGQTRGCIHIKDTVRCIELAMLSNPAAGEFRVFNQITEWFSVNDFAERVQRVGTQMGLDVQISKVANPRVEKEEHFYEVVHTKLLDLGLEPHLLSDAETESMITLALENRDRIDLSQIAPTVSWRTTENTVDVNPALEKA, from the coding sequence GTGCGCATACTCATACTCGGTGGCGACGGATATCTGGGCTGGCCGCAGGCGTTGTACTTCTCGCAGAGAGGGCATGAGGTCGCGGTATTCGATAACCTGGCGCGGCGGCATTTCGACCTGAAGCACGGGTTCGACAGCCTGACGCCGATCCAGACGATGCAGCGGCGGATTGCGCGGTGGCGGGAACTGACGGGCAAGACGATCAGCTTTTACCACGGCGACACGACGGACTGGGCGGCGCTTTCGCGCGTGTTCCAGGAGTTCCAGCCGGAAGGGATCGTGCATCATGCCGAACAGCGGGCGGCGCCGTATTCGATGATCGACCGCGAACACGCGGTGCACACGCAGTACACGAACGTGATCGGCACGCTGAACGTGCTGTACGCGATGAAGGACTATACGCCGGACGCGCACCTGGTGAAGCTGGGGACGATGGGCGAGTACGGACAGCCGAACATCGTGATCGAGGAAGGCTTCATCGAGATCACGCACAAGGGGCGGACGGACGTGCTGCCGTTCCCGAAGCAGCCGGGGTCGTTCTACCACCTGAGCAAGGTCCACGATTCGCATAACATCCAGTTCGCGTGCCGGATCTGGGGGCTGCGCTCGACGGATTTGAACCAGGGCGTGGTGTACGGCGCGGAGACTTACGAGACGGCGCTGGACCCTGAACTGGCGACACGCTTCGACTACGACCAGATCTACGGCACGGCGCTGAACCGCTTCTGCGTACAGGCGGCGGTGGGCTATCCGCTGACGGTGTACGGCAAGGGCGGCCAGACGCGCGGCTGCATCCACATCAAGGATACGGTGCGCTGTATCGAACTGGCGATGCTGTCGAATCCGGCGGCCGGGGAATTCCGGGTGTTCAACCAGATCACGGAATGGTTCTCGGTCAACGACTTCGCGGAGCGCGTGCAGCGGGTCGGGACTCAGATGGGGCTGGACGTGCAGATCAGCAAGGTGGCGAATCCGCGCGTGGAAAAGGAAGAACACTTCTACGAGGTGGTGCACACCAAGCTGCTGGACCTGGGGCTGGAGCCGCACCTGCTGAGCGATGCAGAAACCGAGAGCATGATAACGCTGGCGCTGGAGAACCGCGACCGGATCGACCTGTCGCAGATCGCGCCGACGGTGAGCTGGCGGACGACGGAAAACACGGTGGACGTGAACCCGGCGCTGGAAAAAGCGTGA
- a CDS encoding WD40 repeat domain-containing protein has protein sequence MLGHGQANDLAFTPNGKLLAVATSVGVLVTETRAPDATERMAGSEFYAVTVAINPAGTRVAAGGWDYSLRVWDLATGEPLLESRDHQTGVSAVTFSPDGATLASAGDDLSVRLWDADKLSVRAIISGVPARTNALAFSPDSTLLAGADDTGTVHLWDVAAGTEVAALTGHTTAARTLVFLPDGTLVSADDIGRIILWDVASRAQRLTLDNAEIPVQDMALSPEGLLLTVGGDEILRGRMLPENAPAYERVNEPRHPLQAVAAAPGGIVATASAQEISIWDAEHQEPISRLWMPDKAYSVAYSADGRSLAIGSTDGHITFYNTDTLTPRAALQIGRGTPTALVFLADGRLVAGMEDGTLVVIGPLGEHVIAEWPVHQGAVAGLATPGDDGVLVISAGRDATVAFTNVVTGEGTERERGENAVFNSLAVDPTNRRLVTASDAGVLTLFEIGNRRPRNGAKLKLDDDVIPLAVALSDNGRTLAVGASDGAVRFVTVPALALETVLPVFFGPVSDLAYAPDGSWLAAVSYDLSLRVIDSQTRAVIFEALAHTDSILGLAIHPDATRIVTVAEDGVARVWAIQ, from the coding sequence GTGCTGGGACACGGCCAGGCCAACGATCTCGCCTTCACCCCCAACGGCAAACTGCTCGCCGTCGCCACCTCCGTCGGCGTCCTCGTCACCGAAACCCGCGCCCCCGACGCCACCGAACGTATGGCCGGCAGCGAGTTCTACGCCGTCACCGTCGCCATCAATCCTGCTGGCACGCGCGTCGCCGCCGGCGGCTGGGACTACAGCCTCCGCGTCTGGGACCTCGCCACGGGGGAGCCGCTGCTTGAATCGCGCGATCATCAGACCGGGGTCAGCGCCGTCACGTTCAGCCCGGATGGCGCAACGCTCGCCAGCGCCGGCGACGACCTGTCCGTGCGGCTCTGGGATGCCGACAAACTGAGCGTGCGTGCCATCATCTCCGGCGTGCCGGCGCGCACAAATGCGCTTGCTTTCAGTCCTGACAGTACGCTTCTGGCCGGGGCCGACGACACCGGGACCGTGCATCTCTGGGATGTCGCCGCCGGGACCGAAGTCGCCGCGCTGACCGGTCACACGACCGCCGCACGCACCCTCGTCTTTTTGCCCGACGGCACGCTCGTCAGCGCCGATGATATTGGCCGGATCATCTTGTGGGATGTCGCATCCCGCGCGCAGCGGCTCACCCTCGATAACGCCGAAATCCCCGTTCAGGACATGGCGCTCTCCCCCGAAGGTCTGCTCCTGACCGTCGGCGGCGACGAAATCCTGCGCGGCCGGATGCTGCCCGAAAACGCGCCCGCCTACGAACGCGTCAACGAACCCCGTCATCCGCTGCAGGCCGTGGCCGCTGCCCCCGGCGGTATTGTCGCCACCGCCAGCGCCCAGGAAATCTCCATCTGGGACGCGGAACATCAGGAGCCAATCAGCCGCCTGTGGATGCCGGACAAAGCCTACAGCGTCGCCTACAGCGCCGATGGCCGTTCGCTTGCCATTGGCTCCACCGACGGTCACATCACCTTCTATAACACCGACACGCTCACGCCCCGAGCCGCGCTTCAGATCGGGCGCGGCACCCCGACCGCTCTGGTCTTCCTCGCCGATGGCCGTCTGGTGGCCGGCATGGAAGACGGCACGCTCGTCGTCATCGGTCCGCTCGGCGAACACGTCATCGCAGAATGGCCCGTCCATCAGGGCGCCGTCGCCGGTCTCGCCACCCCCGGCGATGACGGCGTGCTCGTCATCAGCGCCGGCCGTGACGCCACCGTCGCCTTTACCAATGTCGTCACCGGCGAAGGCACCGAGCGCGAACGCGGCGAAAATGCCGTCTTCAACAGTCTCGCCGTCGACCCCACCAATCGCCGTCTGGTCACCGCCAGCGATGCCGGGGTCCTGACCCTGTTCGAGATCGGCAACCGCCGTCCGCGCAACGGCGCCAAATTGAAACTGGACGATGACGTGATTCCGCTCGCCGTCGCGCTCAGCGACAATGGCCGCACGCTGGCGGTCGGAGCCTCCGACGGCGCCGTGCGCTTCGTCACCGTTCCCGCCCTGGCCCTCGAGACCGTGCTGCCCGTCTTCTTCGGCCCGGTCAGCGACCTCGCCTACGCGCCGGACGGGTCATGGCTGGCCGCCGTCAGCTATGACCTTTCGCTGCGCGTGATCGACTCGCAGACGCGCGCCGTCATCTTCGAGGCGCTGGCCCATACCGACAGCATTCTTGGCCTCGCCATCCACCCAGACGCCACGCGCATCGTCACCGTCGCTGAAGACGGCGTCGCCCGTGTCTGGGCCATCCAGTAG
- a CDS encoding DMT family transporter: protein MPREQRDGLLFILLAAVGYACFPIFTKFIYADPALTPLDVVTWRFIFAAPLVWLTLRLLRAPQPPSPLPRLKLVGLGVLFAMLATCAFFSLSLLPASLYTVLLYTYPAMVAIISLLIGDRLPLRGWIALALTLVGVVLTVPNLGEGGTVTVEGLLITLIGNCLLYAIYLVLSGRVMRANTAAGYAIAWGITGSLLTVLLLIPLRGLTVPTIPSAWFGLIALALFSTIMPGFAMLAGIGRLGASRAAILSTTEPVMTIVLALLLLPGETMTALQIFGAALVLISVVLLQLPSRSSASATS, encoded by the coding sequence ATGCCCCGTGAACAGCGCGACGGCCTGCTTTTTATCCTGCTCGCCGCAGTCGGTTATGCCTGCTTCCCCATCTTCACCAAGTTCATCTACGCCGACCCCGCGCTCACCCCGCTCGACGTGGTGACCTGGCGCTTTATCTTTGCCGCGCCGCTGGTCTGGCTGACGCTGCGCCTCCTGCGCGCCCCGCAGCCGCCATCGCCGCTGCCGCGCCTCAAGCTGGTCGGGCTGGGCGTGCTGTTCGCCATGCTCGCCACCTGCGCCTTCTTCTCGCTCAGCCTGCTGCCGGCCAGCCTGTATACCGTGCTGCTCTATACCTATCCGGCCATGGTCGCCATCATCTCGCTCCTCATTGGCGACCGGCTGCCCCTGCGCGGCTGGATCGCCCTGGCGCTCACCCTCGTCGGCGTCGTCCTGACCGTCCCCAACCTCGGCGAAGGCGGCACCGTGACCGTCGAAGGCCTGCTCATCACCCTCATCGGCAACTGCCTGCTGTATGCCATCTACCTCGTCCTCAGCGGGCGCGTCATGCGCGCCAACACCGCCGCCGGCTACGCCATCGCGTGGGGCATCACCGGCTCGCTGCTGACTGTCCTGCTCCTGATCCCCCTGCGCGGCCTCACGGTTCCCACCATCCCGTCGGCCTGGTTCGGCCTCATCGCCCTCGCCCTGTTCAGCACCATCATGCCCGGTTTCGCCATGCTCGCCGGCATCGGACGCCTCGGCGCCAGCCGCGCCGCCATCCTCTCCACCACCGAGCCGGTCATGACCATTGTCCTCGCGCTCCTGCTCCTGCCCGGGGAGACCATGACCGCGCTTCAGATCTTCGGCGCCGCCCTCGTCCTCATCAGCGTCGTTCTCCTCCAGCTCCCCTCCCGCTCCTCCGCCTCCGCTACCTCCTAA
- a CDS encoding HAD family phosphatase — translation MLILDFDGVVADTEPLNYEAWSVMFARELGLRHGGESSELVGLTLDEIFLLWMAELPDVETKERLLALKNEHYFALAGERLDPIAGSVELVRRAIAAGWYTAIVSRSRRVRLLRTLDLIRFPAIFDVVLGYEDGMNTATDHKDHACAARLFGIDPAVCVVVEDSAQGVRDAVESGIGTVYGLTTSIAAAGLWAAGATQVVDRLDLVTLR, via the coding sequence ATGCTGATTCTGGATTTTGACGGAGTGGTGGCGGACACGGAGCCCCTGAACTACGAGGCGTGGAGCGTGATGTTCGCGCGCGAACTGGGGCTGCGGCACGGCGGCGAGTCGAGCGAGCTGGTGGGGCTGACGCTGGACGAGATTTTCCTGCTGTGGATGGCGGAGCTGCCGGACGTGGAGACCAAGGAGCGGCTGCTGGCGCTGAAGAACGAGCATTACTTCGCGCTGGCGGGGGAACGGCTCGACCCGATTGCGGGGAGCGTGGAACTGGTGCGGCGGGCGATTGCGGCGGGGTGGTACACGGCGATTGTGTCGCGGTCGCGGCGAGTGCGGCTGCTGAGGACGCTGGACCTGATCCGGTTTCCGGCGATTTTCGACGTGGTGCTGGGCTACGAGGACGGCATGAACACAGCGACCGACCATAAAGACCATGCCTGCGCGGCGCGGCTGTTCGGGATCGATCCGGCGGTGTGCGTGGTGGTGGAGGACAGTGCGCAGGGGGTGCGGGACGCGGTCGAGTCGGGGATTGGGACGGTGTACGGGCTGACGACGTCGATCGCGGCGGCAGGGCTGTGGGCGGCGGGCGCAACGCAGGTGGTCGACCGGCTCGATCTGGTAACGCTGCGGTAA
- a CDS encoding DUF2807 domain-containing protein: MSVVFRRSIQISTTALLALLLVLAACTTVTNSTTTTVTGSGTPLTEERTVGGFSKFDLRTIGGVNVTIGETDTLSISGDSNIVPLITVYVQNGWLVIEGPANTSLQPTLPVIYTVTMRGLSDMTLSGSGTITVNDLSAESLETTVSGSGSIVVTGTIDRQQVTISGAGAYDASKVDGTDAGVTVSGMGNARLNVSGTLDATISGAGNIMYSGGATVTQNITGAGQVVGE; this comes from the coding sequence ATGTCTGTGGTATTCCGGCGTTCGATCCAGATTTCAACCACTGCCCTGCTGGCGCTGCTGCTGGTGCTGGCGGCGTGTACAACGGTAACCAATTCCACTACGACGACCGTGACCGGTTCCGGCACGCCGCTGACCGAAGAGCGCACGGTGGGCGGATTCAGCAAGTTCGACCTGCGGACGATCGGCGGCGTGAATGTCACGATCGGCGAGACCGATACGCTCTCGATCAGCGGCGACTCCAACATCGTTCCGCTGATTACGGTGTACGTACAGAACGGCTGGCTGGTGATCGAAGGGCCGGCCAACACCTCGCTGCAACCCACCCTACCGGTGATCTATACGGTCACGATGCGGGGGCTGAGCGACATGACGCTGTCCGGTTCCGGAACGATTACGGTCAACGACCTGAGCGCGGAGTCGCTGGAAACGACGGTGAGCGGATCGGGGAGCATCGTGGTAACGGGGACGATAGACCGGCAGCAGGTGACGATTTCGGGCGCCGGGGCCTACGACGCGTCGAAGGTAGACGGTACCGACGCGGGGGTGACGGTGAGCGGGATGGGGAACGCCCGGCTGAATGTGAGCGGGACGCTGGACGCGACGATCAGCGGCGCCGGCAATATCATGTACAGCGGCGGCGCGACGGTCACGCAGAACATCACGGGCGCGGGGCAGGTGGTTGGAGAATAG